A DNA window from Labrus mixtus chromosome 4, fLabMix1.1, whole genome shotgun sequence contains the following coding sequences:
- the ddb2 gene encoding DNA damage-binding protein 2 isoform X2: MRNRPTKSDASESKSNVKKRTKGNSAATLSKKLRGLKDGETSTQGPPPPTKSAGVQKRGWHGSILHYIYKSTLGQSLHSQMRQCLQEPFVRSLSSYHFHGATSPFDRRITCLEWHPTHPTTLAVGSKGGDIYLWDFKAPAKKTFLQGMGAGDSVTDMKFNQLNPTQLFTSSIAGTTALRDFSGKTLTVFANTDTLNFWYCCVDVSVSRQMLVTGDNVGQLLLLSLDGQKIFGEKLHKAKVTHAEFNSRCDWLLATASVDHTVKLWDLRNIKDKTSFLHEMPHERAVNSAYFNPLDCSKLLTTDQYDQIRVYSSPDWSKPQHIIQHPHRHFQHLTPIKATWHPVYDLIVAGRYPDERVCPGDQRTVDIFDSNTAELVYQLQDPNAAGIKSVNKFNPMGDVLGSGMGVTVLVWDRNESLIGDRDTAEKESSADGLKSQRRTQPRSGRDRRGLPVDAKLKKKLASLEESETKTKTKTVFTKQKQSRTQKK; encoded by the exons ATGAGAAACAGACCGACGAAGTCAGATGCCTCTGAATCAAAGAGTAACGTGAAGAAGAGGACAAAAGGAAACTCTGCTGCAACTCTCTCCAAAAAACTACGGGGCTTAAAAGATGGAGAGACTTCCACTCAAG GTCCACCGCCACCTACCAAGTCTGCAGGAGTCCAGAAGAGAGGTTGGCATGGAAGCATCCTGCACTATATTTATAAAAGCACGTTGGGCCAAAGCCTGCATTCACagatgagacag TGTCTTCAGGAGCCTTTTGTCCGCTCGCTATCGTCCTATCATTTCCACGGTGCCACTAGTCCCTTCGACCGCAGGATCACCTGTCTGGAGTGGCACCCCACTCACCCCACCACTCTAGCTGTGGGCTCCAAAGGTGGGGACATCTACCTGTGGGACTTTAAGGCGCCCGCAAAGAAAACGTTCTTACAAGGG ATGGGGGCTGGAGACTCAGTTACAGACATGAAGTTTAACCAGTTAAATCCCACTCAGCTGTTCACCTCCTCTATTGCGGGTACCACAGCCCTGCGAGATTTCAGTGGAAAAACTCTAACAGTGTTTGCCAACACAGACACGCTGAA TTTTTGGTACTGCTGTGTAGATGTGTCTGTGAGCAGACAGATGCTGGTGACAGGAGACAACGTGGGACAGCTGTTATTGCTGAGTCTGGATGGGCAGAAG ATTTTTGGTGAAAAGTTGCACAAAGCCAAAGTGACCCACGCGGAGTTCAACTCCCGCTGTGATTGGTTGTTGGCGACTGCCTCAGTTGACCACACGGTGAAGCTGTGGGACCTGAGAAACATCAAAGACAAGACAAGCTTCCTCCATGAAATGCCTCATGAGCGAGCGGTCAACTCAG CTTATTTTAACCCTCTGGACTGCTCAAAGCTGCTCACCACTGACCAGTACGACCAGATCCGGGTCTACTCGTCACCTGATTGGTCGAAGCCTCAACATATCATCCAACATCCTCACAGACACTTTCAGCATCTCACACCCATTAAG GCCACATGGCACCCTGTCTATGACCTCATTGTAGCGGGCCGTTACCCTGATGAGCGGGTTTGCCCCGGTGATCAGAGGACCGTCGACATCTTTGATTCCAACACAGCAGAGCTTGTGTATCAGCTGCAAGATCCCAATGCTGCAGGGATCAAATct gTCAATAAATTCAATCCAATGGGCGATGTGCTTGGATCAGGAATGG GCGTAACGGTGCTGGTCTGGGATAGAAACGAGTCGTTGATCGGCGATCGGGACACAGCGGAGAAAGAAAGCTCAGCGGACGGTTTGAAAAGCCAGAGGAGGACTCAGCCACGCTCCGGCAGGGACAGGAGAGGACTCCCTGTGGACGCAAAGCTCAAGAAGAAGCTTGCCTCTCTGGAAGAATCGGAGACCAAAACAAAGACCAAGACTGTGtttaccaaacaaaaacaatcccgGACGCAGAAGAAGTAA
- the LOC132972573 gene encoding protein FAM180A has translation MNTKMQLKICLAVFLWLRFEHLLQYVSAAAHPASITNANLMFEFLLGGVELNQDNNIILHDKELASMRPARAFLSQINDNYPRSLSSMMQMVATLEGQRRRPLTQDQFESLTLSMVYSAHRTRHQDRQEREAWGAVLLHLANVTVHELRGSHLFSYD, from the exons ATGAATACGAAGATGCAGCTTAAAATCTGCCTTGCGGTCTTTTTGTGGCTTCGTTTTGAGCATTTGCTGCAAT ATGTTTCTGCAGCCGCTCATCCAGCCTCTATTACGAATGCAAACCTGATGTTTGAG TTCTTACTGGGCGGGGTAGAGCTCAACCAGGACAACAACATCATCCTCCACGACAAGGAGCTGGCATCGATGAGGCCGGCCAGGGCTTTCCTGTCTCAGATCAATGACAACTACCCCAGGAGTCTGAGCTCCATGATGCAGATGGTGGCCACTTTGGAGGGTCAGCGGAGGAGGCCTCTGACTCAGGATCAGTTTGAGAGTCTTACCCTGAGCATGGTGTACTCCGCCCACCGGACCAGGCATCAGGACAGACAGGAGCGCGAGGCCTGGGGTGCAGTGCTCCTCCATTTGGCTAATGTCACAGTTCACGAACTACGTGGAAGTCACCTCTTCAGTTATGACTGA
- the ddb2 gene encoding DNA damage-binding protein 2 isoform X1, translating to MRNRPTKSDASESKSNVKKRTKGNSAATLSKKLRGLKDGETSTQGPPPPTKSAGVQKRGWHGSILHYIYKSTLGQSLHSQMRQCLQEPFVRSLSSYHFHGATSPFDRRITCLEWHPTHPTTLAVGSKGGDIYLWDFKAPAKKTFLQGGGAGDFIGGMKFCPTDLSKVYVASGQGTLTMQSFEGRGSTILSRTQDCGHDHHDVCFWYCCVDVSVSRQMLVTGDNVGQLLLLSLDGQKIFGEKLHKAKVTHAEFNSRCDWLLATASVDHTVKLWDLRNIKDKTSFLHEMPHERAVNSAYFNPLDCSKLLTTDQYDQIRVYSSPDWSKPQHIIQHPHRHFQHLTPIKATWHPVYDLIVAGRYPDERVCPGDQRTVDIFDSNTAELVYQLQDPNAAGIKSVNKFNPMGDVLGSGMGVTVLVWDRNESLIGDRDTAEKESSADGLKSQRRTQPRSGRDRRGLPVDAKLKKKLASLEESETKTKTKTVFTKQKQSRTQKK from the exons ATGAGAAACAGACCGACGAAGTCAGATGCCTCTGAATCAAAGAGTAACGTGAAGAAGAGGACAAAAGGAAACTCTGCTGCAACTCTCTCCAAAAAACTACGGGGCTTAAAAGATGGAGAGACTTCCACTCAAG GTCCACCGCCACCTACCAAGTCTGCAGGAGTCCAGAAGAGAGGTTGGCATGGAAGCATCCTGCACTATATTTATAAAAGCACGTTGGGCCAAAGCCTGCATTCACagatgagacag TGTCTTCAGGAGCCTTTTGTCCGCTCGCTATCGTCCTATCATTTCCACGGTGCCACTAGTCCCTTCGACCGCAGGATCACCTGTCTGGAGTGGCACCCCACTCACCCCACCACTCTAGCTGTGGGCTCCAAAGGTGGGGACATCTACCTGTGGGACTTTAAGGCGCCCGCAAAGAAAACGTTCTTACAAGGG GGCGGAGCAGGAGACTTTATCGGGGGGATGAAGTTCTGCCCGACGGACCTTTCCAAAGTCTATGTGGCTTCTGGTCAGGGAACGTTGACCATGCAGAGCTTTGAGGGCCGCGGGTCCACCATTCTGTCCAGAACTCAAGACTGTGGCCACGATCACCACGATGTCTG TTTTTGGTACTGCTGTGTAGATGTGTCTGTGAGCAGACAGATGCTGGTGACAGGAGACAACGTGGGACAGCTGTTATTGCTGAGTCTGGATGGGCAGAAG ATTTTTGGTGAAAAGTTGCACAAAGCCAAAGTGACCCACGCGGAGTTCAACTCCCGCTGTGATTGGTTGTTGGCGACTGCCTCAGTTGACCACACGGTGAAGCTGTGGGACCTGAGAAACATCAAAGACAAGACAAGCTTCCTCCATGAAATGCCTCATGAGCGAGCGGTCAACTCAG CTTATTTTAACCCTCTGGACTGCTCAAAGCTGCTCACCACTGACCAGTACGACCAGATCCGGGTCTACTCGTCACCTGATTGGTCGAAGCCTCAACATATCATCCAACATCCTCACAGACACTTTCAGCATCTCACACCCATTAAG GCCACATGGCACCCTGTCTATGACCTCATTGTAGCGGGCCGTTACCCTGATGAGCGGGTTTGCCCCGGTGATCAGAGGACCGTCGACATCTTTGATTCCAACACAGCAGAGCTTGTGTATCAGCTGCAAGATCCCAATGCTGCAGGGATCAAATct gTCAATAAATTCAATCCAATGGGCGATGTGCTTGGATCAGGAATGG GCGTAACGGTGCTGGTCTGGGATAGAAACGAGTCGTTGATCGGCGATCGGGACACAGCGGAGAAAGAAAGCTCAGCGGACGGTTTGAAAAGCCAGAGGAGGACTCAGCCACGCTCCGGCAGGGACAGGAGAGGACTCCCTGTGGACGCAAAGCTCAAGAAGAAGCTTGCCTCTCTGGAAGAATCGGAGACCAAAACAAAGACCAAGACTGTGtttaccaaacaaaaacaatcccgGACGCAGAAGAAGTAA